The following are from one region of the Escherichia sp. E4742 genome:
- a CDS encoding AppA family phytase/histidine-type acid phosphatase, translating to MKAILIPFLSLLIPLTSSPAFAQSEPELKLERVVIVSRHGVRAPTKATSLMQDVTPDTWPEWPVKLGWLTPRGGELVTYLGHYQRQRLVADGLLAKNGCPKPDQVAIIADVDERTRKTGEAFAAGLAPNCMITVHTQPDTSRPDPLFNPLKTGVCQLDKTNVTATILSRAGGSIAEFTEHRQTAFHELERVLNFPQSSLCLKREKQDENCSFTQALPSELKVSADNVSLTGAVSLASMLTEIFLLQQAQGMPEPGWGRITDSHQWNTLLSLHNAQFYLLQRTPDVARSRATPLLDLVLTALTPNNPQKSNYGITLPTSLLFIAGHDTNLANLGGALELNWTLPGQPDNTPPGGELVFERWRRLSDNSQWIQVSLVFQTLQQMRDKTPLSLKTPPGEVKLTLAECEERNAQGMCSLADFTQIVNEARIPACSLHQDK from the coding sequence ATGAAAGCGATTTTGATCCCATTTTTATCTCTTCTGATTCCGTTAACCTCGTCACCTGCATTCGCTCAGAGTGAGCCGGAACTGAAGCTGGAGCGGGTGGTGATTGTCAGCCGTCATGGCGTGCGTGCGCCCACCAAAGCCACGTCACTCATGCAGGATGTCACTCCAGACACATGGCCTGAGTGGCCGGTGAAATTGGGCTGGTTGACCCCGCGTGGCGGCGAACTGGTCACTTATCTTGGGCATTATCAACGCCAACGCCTGGTCGCTGACGGTTTACTGGCAAAAAATGGCTGCCCGAAACCTGATCAGGTTGCGATTATTGCGGATGTCGATGAACGTACGCGTAAAACAGGTGAAGCCTTTGCTGCCGGGCTGGCACCCAACTGCATGATTACAGTACATACCCAGCCAGATACTTCCCGGCCCGATCCCCTGTTTAATCCCCTTAAAACTGGCGTTTGCCAACTGGATAAGACGAACGTTACCGCGACTATTCTCAGTAGAGCAGGGGGATCGATAGCGGAGTTTACCGAGCATCGGCAAACCGCATTTCACGAACTGGAGCGGGTACTCAATTTTCCGCAATCAAGTCTGTGCCTCAAACGAGAGAAACAAGACGAAAACTGTTCGTTCACGCAGGCATTACCCTCTGAACTCAAGGTGAGTGCTGATAACGTCTCATTAACGGGTGCAGTAAGCCTCGCATCCATGCTGACGGAAATATTTCTCCTGCAACAGGCACAGGGAATGCCGGAGCCTGGCTGGGGGCGAATTACTGATTCACACCAGTGGAACACCTTGCTAAGTCTGCATAACGCGCAGTTTTATTTGCTGCAACGGACACCAGATGTTGCCCGTAGTCGCGCCACGCCGTTGCTGGATTTAGTGCTGACGGCGCTGACGCCAAACAATCCGCAAAAATCGAACTATGGAATTACGCTGCCGACTTCACTGTTGTTTATTGCCGGGCACGATACCAACCTGGCGAATCTGGGGGGCGCGTTAGAGCTTAACTGGACGCTACCGGGCCAGCCGGATAATACTCCACCGGGGGGCGAACTGGTTTTTGAACGCTGGCGGCGACTTAGTGATAACAGCCAGTGGATTCAGGTATCGCTGGTATTCCAGACCCTACAGCAGATGCGTGACAAAACTCCGTTGTCGCTAAAAACGCCGCCTGGAGAGGTAAAACTGACACTGGCAGAATGTGAGGAGAGAAACGCGCAGGGCATGTGTTCACTGGCGGATTTTACGCAAATAGTGAATGAAGCGCGCATTCCGGCATGCAGTTTACATCAGGACAAATAA
- a CDS encoding hydrogenase expression/formation protein produces MSDTFFHLLGPGTQPGDDSFSMNPLPITCQVNDEPSMAALEQCVHSPQVIALLNELQHQLSERQPPLGEVLAVDLLNLNADDRHFINTLLGEGEVSVRIQHADGSESEIQEATFCGLWRVRRRRGEQLLEDTLEAGCAPLALWQAATQNALPTDSLLPPPIGGLMNGLPLAHELLAHVRNPDAQPHSINLTQLPISEADRLFLSRLCGPGNIQIRTIGYGESYINATGLRHVWHLRCMDTLKGPLLESYEICPIPEVVLAAPEDLADSAQRLGEVCQWLAESAQQ; encoded by the coding sequence ATGAGCGACACTTTCTTCCATCTGCTGGGACCGGGAACACAACCTGGCGACGACAGTTTCAGTATGAATCCACTGCCGATTACCTGTCAGGTGAATGATGAACCAAGTATGGCGGCACTGGAGCAATGTGTGCATAGCCCGCAGGTGATTGCGCTGTTAAACGAGTTACAACATCAACTAAGCGAACGCCAGCCGCCGCTGGGTGAGGTGCTGGCAGTCGATCTGTTAAATCTCAACGCCGACGATCGTCATTTCATCAATACGCTGCTTGGGGAAGGGGAAGTGTCAGTGCGTATCCAGCATGCTGACGGCAGTGAAAGTGAAATTCAGGAGGCTACCTTCTGTGGATTATGGCGTGTACGCAGACGTCGCGGCGAACAGTTGCTGGAGGACACACTGGAGGCTGGCTGCGCGCCGCTGGCGTTGTGGCAGGCGGCAACGCAAAACGCGCTGCCGACAGATTCGCTATTACCGCCCCCCATCGGTGGCCTGATGAATGGCTTACCGCTGGCCCATGAGTTGCTGGCGCATGTGCGAAACCCCGACGCGCAGCCGCACAGTATTAACCTGACGCAGTTACCCATCAGCGAAGCTGACCGGCTTTTTCTGTCGCGTCTTTGCGGACCGGGCAATATTCAGATTCGGACCATTGGCTATGGCGAGAGCTATATCAACGCTACGGGATTACGCCATGTCTGGCATTTACGCTGTATGGACACCTTAAAAGGCCCTCTGCTTGAGAGTTATGAAATCTGCCCGATACCCGAAGTTGTGCTGGCTGCGCCGGAAGATCTGGCGGACTCTGCGCAGCGTCTCGGCGAGGTTTGTCAGTGGCTGGCGGAAAGCGCACAACAGTAA
- a CDS encoding tail fiber assembly protein — protein sequence MTNFKMSPESRTLKIYNLRADTKEYIGAGDVYIPPYTGLPANCTLIEPPEAGPGQVAVFNDAQQQWEVVEDHRGKTVYDTATGKTLCISRPGALPDDITTLPPEGEFHRWDGAKWIKDDEAERAAKIRDAEREKQKLLQEIMEKTQLWQTWLSLGIISEADKKSLREWMLYAQKVEATDTSELPVRFPDKPLIAGELSGTA from the coding sequence ATGACAAATTTCAAAATGAGTCCGGAATCCCGGACACTGAAAATTTATAACTTACGGGCTGATACAAAAGAGTATATAGGCGCGGGAGATGTTTATATTCCACCGTATACAGGATTACCGGCGAACTGCACGCTTATCGAACCGCCAGAGGCTGGCCCCGGCCAGGTTGCCGTTTTCAACGATGCACAGCAACAGTGGGAAGTTGTTGAAGATCACCGTGGGAAAACGGTATATGACACAGCCACCGGGAAGACATTGTGCATTTCCCGTCCGGGGGCTTTGCCGGATGATATCACCACTTTACCGCCAGAGGGGGAATTCCATCGATGGGATGGTGCGAAATGGATAAAAGACGACGAGGCCGAAAGGGCGGCGAAAATTCGTGACGCTGAACGGGAGAAGCAAAAATTACTTCAGGAGATAATGGAAAAAACACAGCTGTGGCAAACGTGGCTGTCACTTGGGATTATCAGCGAAGCTGATAAAAAATCACTCAGGGAGTGGATGTTGTATGCCCAAAAAGTTGAAGCGACGGACACATCTGAATTACCTGTGAGATTTCCCGACAAACCGCTTATTGCGGGTGAGCTATCCGGCACGGCGTAA
- the hyaC gene encoding Ni/Fe-hydrogenase b-type cytochrome subunit: MQQKSDNVVSHYVFEAPVRIWHWLTVLCMAVLMVTGYFIGKPLPSVSGEATYLFYMGYIRLIHFSAGMIFTVILLMRIYWAFVGNRYSRELFIVPVWRKSWWLGVWYEIRWYLFLAKRPSADIGHNPIAQAAMFGYFLMSVFMIVTGFALFSEHSQYAIFTPFRYVVEFFYWTGGNSMDIHSWHRLGMWLIGAFVIGHVYMALREDIMSDDTVISTMVNGYRSHKFFKVKSNKERS; the protein is encoded by the coding sequence ATGCAACAGAAAAGCGACAACGTTGTCAGCCACTATGTCTTTGAAGCGCCTGTGCGGATCTGGCACTGGCTGACGGTGCTGTGCATGGCAGTGTTGATGGTTACTGGCTACTTTATTGGCAAACCGCTGCCTTCGGTCAGCGGCGAGGCGACTTATCTGTTCTACATGGGGTACATCCGGTTAATTCACTTCAGTGCCGGGATGATTTTTACCGTGATATTACTGATGCGGATCTACTGGGCGTTCGTGGGTAATCGCTACTCACGGGAGCTGTTCATCGTGCCAGTGTGGCGTAAAAGCTGGTGGCTGGGCGTGTGGTATGAAATCCGCTGGTATCTGTTTCTGGCAAAACGCCCGAGTGCTGATATTGGTCATAATCCCATTGCCCAGGCCGCGATGTTCGGCTATTTCCTGATGTCCGTTTTTATGATCGTCACCGGTTTTGCGCTGTTCAGCGAACACAGTCAGTATGCCATCTTCACACCGTTCCGTTACGTGGTGGAATTTTTCTACTGGACGGGCGGCAACTCAATGGACATTCACAGCTGGCATCGGCTGGGGATGTGGCTGATTGGCGCGTTTGTGATCGGTCATGTGTACATGGCGCTGCGTGAAGACATCATGTCTGATGACACGGTGATCTCCACCATGGTGAACGGCTACCGTAGCCACAAATTTTTTAAAGTCAAAAGCAACAAGGAGCGTTCATGA
- the appC gene encoding cytochrome bd-II oxidase subunit 1, whose protein sequence is MWDVIDLSRWQFALTALYHFLFVPLTLGLIFLLAIMETIYVVTGKTIYRDMTRFWGKLFGINFALGVATGLTMEFQFGTNWSFYSNYVGDIFGAPLAMEALMAFFLESTFVGLFFFGWQRLNKYQHLLVTWLVAFGSNISALWILNANGWMQFPTGAHFDIDTLRMEMTSFSDLVFNPVSQVKFVHTVMAGYVTGAMFIMAISAWYLLRGRERDVALRSFAIGSVFGTLAIIGALQLGDSSAYEVARVQPVKLAAMEGEWQTEPAPAPFHLVAWPEQEQERNAFAIKIPALLGILATHSLDKPVPGLKNLMAETYPRLQRGRIAWLLMQEISQGNREPHVLQAFRELEGDLGYGMLLSRYAPDMNHVTAAQYQAAMRGAIPQVAPVFWSFRIMVGCGSLLLLVMLIALVQTLRGKIEQHRWVLKMALWSLPLPWIAIEAGWFMTEFGRQPWAIQDILPTYSAHSALTTGQLAFSLIMIVGLYTLFLIAEVYLMQKYARLGPSAMQSEQPAQQQG, encoded by the coding sequence ATGTGGGATGTTATTGACTTATCGCGCTGGCAGTTTGCGCTGACCGCGCTGTATCACTTTTTATTTGTGCCCCTTACCCTGGGGCTGATTTTTTTGCTGGCCATCATGGAAACTATTTACGTGGTTACCGGCAAAACAATCTACCGCGATATGACGCGTTTCTGGGGTAAGCTCTTCGGTATCAACTTTGCTCTCGGCGTGGCCACTGGCCTGACGATGGAGTTTCAGTTTGGTACTAACTGGTCATTCTATTCCAACTATGTAGGCGACATTTTCGGCGCACCGTTGGCGATGGAAGCATTAATGGCCTTCTTCCTCGAATCCACTTTTGTCGGTCTGTTCTTCTTCGGCTGGCAACGCCTGAATAAATACCAACACCTGTTGGTCACCTGGCTGGTGGCATTCGGTTCAAATATCTCTGCATTGTGGATCTTGAATGCCAATGGCTGGATGCAGTTCCCGACCGGGGCGCATTTCGATATCGATACCCTGCGTATGGAGATGACCAGCTTCAGCGATCTGGTCTTTAACCCTGTCAGCCAGGTGAAATTTGTGCACACGGTGATGGCAGGTTATGTGACCGGGGCGATGTTCATTATGGCGATCAGCGCGTGGTATTTGCTACGTGGGCGGGAGCGCGACGTTGCACTCCGCTCGTTTGCCATCGGTTCTGTCTTCGGGACCCTGGCGATAATCGGCGCGCTGCAACTCGGAGACAGCTCTGCATATGAAGTCGCACGAGTACAGCCGGTAAAACTGGCGGCGATGGAAGGGGAGTGGCAAACCGAACCGGCACCCGCGCCGTTCCATCTCGTTGCCTGGCCGGAACAAGAGCAAGAACGCAACGCTTTTGCCATTAAAATCCCGGCCCTGTTAGGCATCCTCGCCACTCATTCATTGGATAAACCTGTTCCCGGGCTGAAAAATTTGATGGCCGAAACCTACCCACGACTGCAACGGGGACGCATAGCCTGGCTGTTAATGCAGGAGATATCGCAGGGCAACCGTGAGCCCCATGTATTACAGGCGTTTCGCGAGTTAGAAGGCGATCTCGGTTACGGCATGCTGCTCTCCCGCTATGCACCGGATATGAATCATGTCACTGCTGCGCAGTATCAGGCGGCGATGCGTGGCGCAATCCCGCAAGTTGCGCCGGTATTCTGGAGTTTCCGCATCATGGTTGGCTGCGGTTCGCTGCTGTTACTGGTGATGCTGATTGCGCTCGTCCAGACGCTGCGCGGCAAAATCGAACAACATCGCTGGGTGCTGAAAATGGCGCTCTGGAGTTTGCCGCTGCCGTGGATTGCCATTGAAGCCGGGTGGTTTATGACCGAGTTTGGTCGTCAGCCATGGGCGATTCAGGACATCTTACCGACATACTCCGCGCACTCTGCATTAACCACGGGCCAACTGGCCTTCTCTCTGATCATGATCGTAGGGCTTTACACCCTGTTCTTAATCGCCGAAGTCTACCTGATGCAGAAATATGCCCGTCTGGGGCCGAGTGCGATGCAGAGTGAACAACCAGCGCAGCAACAGGGGTAA
- the hyaA gene encoding hydrogenase 1 small subunit: MNNEETFYQAMRRQGVTRRSFLKYCSLAATSLGLGAGMAPKIAWALENKPRIPVVWIHGLECTCCTESFIRSAHPLAKDVILSLISLDYDDTLMAAAGTQAEEVFEDIITQYNGKYILAVEGNPPLGEQGMFCISSGRPFIEKLKRAAAGASAIIAWGTCASWGCVQAARPNPTQATPIDKVITDKPIIKVPGCPPIPDVMSAIITYMVTFDRLPDVDRMGRPLMFYGQRIHDKCYRRAHFDAGEFVQSWDDDAARKGYCLYKMGCKGPTTYNACSSTRWNDGVSFPIQSGHGCLGCSENGFWDRGSFYSRVVDIPQMGTHSTADTVGLTALGVVAAAVSVHAVASAVDQRRRHNQQLAEAEQQPGNEDKQA, from the coding sequence ATGAATAACGAGGAGACATTTTACCAGGCCATGCGGCGTCAGGGGGTCACCCGGCGCAGCTTTCTCAAATATTGCAGTCTGGCTGCAACCTCGCTGGGGTTAGGTGCGGGGATGGCACCAAAGATTGCCTGGGCGCTGGAAAATAAACCGCGCATTCCGGTGGTGTGGATCCACGGTCTGGAATGCACCTGCTGTACCGAATCTTTTATCCGCTCCGCTCACCCACTGGCGAAGGATGTCATTCTTTCCCTTATTTCTCTCGACTACGACGATACTCTGATGGCTGCCGCAGGCACCCAGGCAGAGGAAGTCTTTGAAGACATCATCACGCAATACAACGGCAAATATATCCTCGCAGTAGAAGGTAACCCGCCGCTGGGCGAGCAGGGGATGTTCTGTATCAGTAGCGGCCGACCGTTTATTGAGAAACTCAAACGTGCAGCTGCCGGAGCCAGTGCAATTATTGCCTGGGGCACCTGTGCGTCCTGGGGCTGTGTGCAGGCCGCGCGGCCCAATCCGACGCAGGCAACGCCTATCGACAAAGTCATCACCGACAAACCCATTATCAAAGTACCTGGTTGCCCGCCGATCCCGGATGTGATGAGCGCCATTATTACTTACATGGTGACGTTCGATCGCCTGCCGGATGTCGACAGAATGGGGCGTCCGCTGATGTTCTATGGTCAGCGAATCCACGATAAATGCTATCGCCGCGCCCACTTCGACGCCGGAGAGTTTGTGCAGAGTTGGGATGATGACGCGGCGCGTAAAGGTTACTGCCTGTACAAAATGGGCTGCAAAGGGCCAACTACGTATAACGCCTGTTCCTCTACCCGCTGGAACGATGGCGTTTCCTTCCCGATCCAGTCTGGTCACGGCTGCCTGGGCTGTTCTGAAAATGGTTTCTGGGATCGCGGTTCGTTCTACAGCCGCGTGGTCGATATTCCGCAGATGGGAACGCACTCTACCGCCGATACCGTGGGCTTAACCGCGCTTGGTGTCGTGGCTGCGGCTGTTAGTGTACATGCAGTCGCCAGCGCCGTTGACCAGCGCAGACGTCATAACCAGCAACTTGCAGAAGCCGAACAACAGCCGGGCAACGAGGATAAACAGGCATGA
- the hyaD gene encoding hydrogenase 1 maturation protease produces MSEQRVVVMGLGNLLWADEGFGVRVAERLYAHYHWPEEVEIVDGGTQGLNLLGYVESASHLLILDAIDYGLEPGTLRTYAGERIPAYLSAKKMSLHQNSFSEVLALADIRGHLPEQIALVGLQPAMLDDYGGSLSELAREQLPAAEQAALVQLAEWGVVPQPTEESRCLNYDCLSMENYEGVRLRQYRMTLEEQG; encoded by the coding sequence ATGAGCGAGCAACGCGTGGTGGTAATGGGGCTGGGCAACCTCCTGTGGGCCGATGAAGGCTTCGGCGTGCGGGTGGCAGAACGGCTGTATGCCCATTATCACTGGCCCGAGGAAGTGGAGATTGTCGATGGCGGTACTCAGGGGCTGAACTTGCTGGGCTATGTCGAAAGCGCCAGCCACTTGTTGATTCTCGATGCCATTGATTATGGGCTGGAGCCAGGAACGCTACGAACCTATGCCGGAGAACGTATTCCGGCCTATCTCAGCGCGAAGAAAATGAGCCTGCACCAGAACAGTTTCTCCGAAGTGCTGGCGCTGGCGGATATTCGAGGTCATTTGCCTGAACAAATCGCCCTGGTCGGGCTGCAACCGGCAATGCTCGACGACTACGGCGGCAGCCTGAGCGAACTGGCGCGAGAGCAACTGCCCGCTGCGGAACAGGCTGCGCTGGTACAGCTGGCTGAGTGGGGAGTTGTACCGCAACCGACTGAGGAGTCTCGTTGTCTCAATTATGACTGTCTGTCGATGGAAAATTACGAAGGCGTTCGCTTGCGCCAGTACCGGATGACGCTGGAGGAGCAGGGATGA
- the appB gene encoding cytochrome d ubiquinol oxidase subunit II has translation MFDYETLRFIWWLLMGVILVVFMVTDGFDMGIGCLLPLVARDDDERRIVINSVGAHWEGNQVWLILAGGALFAAWPRVYAAAFSGFYVAMILVLCSLFFRPLAFDYRGKIADARWRKMWDASLVIGSLVPPVVFGIAFGNLLLGVPFVFTPQLRVEYLGSFWQLLTPFPLLCGLLSLGMVILQGGVWLQLKTVGAIHLRSQLATKRAALLVMLCFLLAGYWLWVGIDGFVLLAQDVNGPSNPLMKMVTVLPGAWMNNFVESPALWIFPLLGFFCPLLTAMAIYRGRPGWAFLMASLMQFGVIFTAGVTLFPFVMPSSISPISSLTVWDSTSSQLTLSIMLVIVLIFLPIVLLYTLWSYYKMWGRMTTETLRRHDHELY, from the coding sequence ATGTTTGATTATGAAACATTACGGTTCATCTGGTGGCTGCTGATGGGCGTCATTCTGGTGGTCTTTATGGTCACCGACGGATTTGATATGGGGATCGGTTGTCTGCTGCCACTGGTGGCGCGTGACGATGATGAACGCCGGATAGTGATCAACAGCGTTGGCGCTCACTGGGAGGGTAACCAGGTCTGGCTGATCCTCGCAGGGGGGGCATTATTTGCCGCCTGGCCCAGAGTCTATGCAGCGGCGTTTTCTGGCTTTTACGTGGCGATGATTCTGGTGCTGTGCTCGCTGTTCTTTCGCCCGCTGGCTTTTGATTATCGCGGCAAAATAGCGGATGCCCGCTGGCGCAAAATGTGGGATGCCAGTCTGGTCATCGGTAGTCTGGTGCCGCCGGTGGTCTTCGGTATCGCGTTCGGCAATTTGTTACTTGGCGTGCCGTTTGTCTTCACGCCGCAATTACGCGTGGAGTACCTCGGTTCTTTCTGGCAATTGCTGACACCGTTCCCATTACTGTGTGGCTTGCTCAGTCTGGGCATGGTGATTTTGCAAGGGGGCGTCTGGTTGCAGCTGAAAACCGTTGGCGCTATTCATCTGCGTTCACAACTGGCGACCAAACGCGCCGCGCTGCTGGTGATGCTTTGCTTCCTGCTGGCGGGTTACTGGCTGTGGGTCGGTATTGATGGCTTTGTGTTACTCGCTCAGGATGTCAACGGTCCGTCCAATCCACTGATGAAAATGGTGACGGTACTGCCAGGCGCCTGGATGAATAACTTCGTCGAATCGCCAGCCTTGTGGATTTTCCCACTGCTCGGTTTCTTCTGCCCGTTACTGACGGCGATGGCAATTTATCGTGGTCGCCCCGGTTGGGCATTTCTGATGGCGTCATTGATGCAATTTGGTGTGATTTTCACTGCTGGTGTTACGTTATTTCCCTTTGTTATGCCTTCGAGTATCAGTCCGATATCCAGCCTGACCGTGTGGGACAGTACCTCCAGCCAACTGACACTTAGCATTATGTTAGTAATTGTACTGATATTTTTGCCAATAGTGTTGCTCTACACTCTATGGAGCTACTACAAAATGTGGGGTCGTATGACGACTGAAACTCTGCGCCGTCACGATCATGAGCTGTACTAA
- the hyaB gene encoding Ni/Fe-hydrogenase large subunit encodes MSTQYETQGYTINNAGRRLVVDPITRIEGHMRCEVNINDQNVITNAVSCGTMFRGLEIILQGRDPRDAWAFVERICGVCTGVHALASVYAIEDAIGIKVPDNANIIRNIMLATLWCHDHLVHFYQLAGMDWIDVLDALKADPRKTSELAQSLSSWPKSSPGYFFDVQNRLKKFVEGGQLGIFRNGYWGHPQYKLPPEANLMGFAHYLEALDFQREIVKIHAVFGGKNPHPNWIVGGMPCAINIDESGAVGAVNMERLNLVQSIITRTADFINNVMIPDALAIGQFNKPWSEIGTGLSDQCVLSYGAFPDIANDFGEKSLLMPGGAVINGDFKNVLPVDLVDPQQVQEFVDHAWYRYPNDQVGRHPFDGITDPWYNPGDVKGSDTNIQQLNEQERYSWIKAPRWRGHAMEVGPLARTLIAYHKGDAATVESVDRMMSALNLPLSGIQSTLGRILCRAHEAQWAAGKLQYFFDKLMTNLKNGNLATASTEKWEPATWPKECRGVGFTEAPRGALGHWAAIRDGKIDLYQCVVPTTWNASPRDPKGQIGAYEAALMNTQMAIPEQPLEILRTLHSFDPCLACSTHVLGNDGSELISVQVR; translated from the coding sequence ATGAGCACTCAGTACGAAACTCAGGGATACACCATCAACAATGCCGGACGCCGCCTGGTGGTCGACCCGATCACGCGCATCGAAGGCCATATGCGCTGCGAAGTAAATATCAACGATCAGAATGTGATAACCAATGCCGTCTCCTGCGGCACGATGTTTCGCGGGCTGGAGATCATCCTGCAAGGGCGCGATCCGCGCGATGCGTGGGCGTTCGTTGAACGTATTTGCGGCGTTTGCACCGGCGTACACGCCCTGGCTTCGGTTTACGCCATCGAAGATGCCATCGGTATTAAAGTGCCGGACAACGCCAATATCATCCGCAATATTATGCTGGCAACGCTCTGGTGCCACGATCACCTGGTGCACTTCTATCAGCTCGCCGGGATGGACTGGATAGATGTGTTAGATGCGCTGAAAGCCGATCCACGGAAAACGTCAGAACTGGCGCAAAGCCTCTCCTCGTGGCCAAAATCATCCCCTGGCTATTTCTTCGACGTACAAAACCGACTGAAGAAATTTGTTGAAGGCGGGCAGTTAGGGATTTTCCGCAACGGCTACTGGGGACACCCGCAGTACAAACTGCCGCCAGAGGCCAACCTGATGGGCTTTGCCCACTATCTCGAAGCCCTCGATTTCCAGCGGGAGATCGTCAAAATTCACGCAGTTTTTGGTGGTAAAAACCCACATCCGAACTGGATTGTCGGCGGGATGCCGTGCGCCATTAACATTGACGAAAGCGGCGCGGTCGGGGCGGTTAATATGGAACGCCTGAACCTGGTGCAGTCGATTATCACCCGCACGGCGGACTTCATTAATAACGTGATGATCCCCGACGCCTTAGCCATAGGTCAGTTCAACAAACCGTGGAGCGAAATCGGCACGGGCCTTTCGGATCAATGCGTCCTCAGCTACGGTGCGTTCCCCGATATCGCCAACGACTTTGGTGAGAAAAGTTTGTTGATGCCTGGCGGCGCAGTAATTAACGGCGACTTCAAAAACGTGTTGCCAGTAGATTTAGTGGATCCGCAGCAGGTGCAGGAGTTTGTCGATCACGCCTGGTATCGGTATCCCAACGATCAGGTTGGGCGTCATCCTTTTGATGGTATTACCGACCCGTGGTACAACCCGGGCGATGTTAAAGGTAGCGACACCAACATTCAGCAGCTGAATGAACAGGAACGCTACTCGTGGATCAAAGCGCCACGCTGGCGCGGTCATGCGATGGAAGTGGGGCCACTGGCGCGCACGTTAATCGCCTACCACAAAGGCGATGCGGCAACCGTTGAGTCGGTCGATCGCATGATGTCGGCACTGAACCTGCCGCTTTCTGGCATCCAGTCAACGTTGGGCCGCATTTTGTGCCGCGCGCACGAAGCGCAGTGGGCCGCAGGTAAGTTGCAGTATTTCTTCGACAAGCTGATGACCAACCTGAAAAACGGCAATCTCGCCACTGCCTCTACCGAAAAATGGGAGCCTGCGACCTGGCCGAAAGAGTGCCGTGGCGTTGGCTTTACCGAAGCGCCGCGCGGGGCGTTAGGCCACTGGGCCGCCATTCGCGATGGCAAAATCGATCTCTACCAGTGCGTGGTGCCGACCACCTGGAACGCCAGCCCGCGCGATCCCAAAGGGCAAATTGGTGCGTATGAAGCGGCGCTGATGAACACCCAAATGGCCATTCCTGAACAGCCGCTGGAAATCCTGCGTACTTTGCACAGCTTCGACCCGTGCCTCGCCTGTTCAACTCACGTGCTGGGCAACGACGGTAGCGAGCTGATCTCCGTGCAGGTGCGTTAA
- the hyaE gene encoding hydrogenase-1 operon protein HyaE, protein MSNDTLFDALWQRMLARGWTPVSESHLDDWLTQTPDSVVLLSCDPKRTPEVSDNPVMIGELLREFPDYAWKVAIADLEQSEAIGDRFGVFRFPATLVFTGGSYRGVLNGIHPWAELINLMRGIVESQQERAS, encoded by the coding sequence ATGAGCAACGACACGCTATTTGATGCGTTGTGGCAACGAATGCTGGCGCGTGGCTGGACGCCGGTCAGTGAATCCCATCTTGATGACTGGCTTACGCAAACGCCAGACAGTGTGGTGTTGTTAAGCTGTGACCCAAAACGGACGCCTGAAGTCAGCGACAATCCGGTAATGATCGGCGAGCTACTGCGCGAGTTTCCAGACTATGCGTGGAAGGTGGCGATTGCCGATCTTGAGCAAAGCGAAGCCATTGGCGATCGCTTTGGTGTTTTTCGCTTTCCCGCCACCCTGGTGTTTACCGGCGGTAGCTATCGCGGCGTGTTGAACGGCATCCACCCGTGGGCGGAGCTGATAAACCTGATGCGTGGGATTGTCGAATCGCAACAGGAGCGAGCCTCATGA
- the cbdX gene encoding cytochrome bd-II oxidase subunit CbdX: MWYLLWFVGILLMCSLSTVVLVWLDPRLKG; the protein is encoded by the coding sequence ATGTGGTATCTATTGTGGTTCGTCGGCATTTTGTTGATGTGTTCGCTTTCTACCGTCGTGTTGGTATGGCTGGATCCGCGTCTGAAGGGATGA